The DNA region ATGGCCATTCAAGGAGGAATAGCACACTGCTTTGTTCCCACTTTGGAACTCAAGTTGAGGAGCCTCAACCCATTGGCCCTTGCTGTGTTGTGAGAGATACACCCTTTTTAGTTCTCCATTGAAGTTGCTTACTCTTAGTGTCACATGCTCCCAGTCTCCAATATGCTCTCCTATTTTCCCTAGTGGGATATCTATGAGTCCTACTTTGGCTGTTCCAGGCCCATTGAATGGGTAGAAAACCCACATGACAAGGTCAGTGAATGTTCCACCAAACATTGGTTTGGCATGAACATAGGCTTGGCAACTCTTGAAATCACCCTTTTTCACCCTCTCCTTGTTGGCTTTGTCAGAAGGAAGGTCCAACCAAAACTCACCATCATTGTTGCCACCTTGAGGAAGGTTAGAGCCTGTAGGGTctattgccacaggtttggACTCTTCTCCTTTCTTAACAAGCAATGCCCCATTTGTGAAATACCACTTGGTGGAAGCAGGTTGGAAATCTTCATCAGGATGCAAGTACATGAATGGAGAATAAGCTTGGACTAGTGCCCTAACTTGGGGCAAATTAGGCATTGAGGAGGAGAAGTTCATGCTGGTGTTCTTCAAACAAGCAATAGGGAGAGGGGAAGGAGCTTCACAATTATGAGCAAAAAATGTTCCTACAAGAACACCAGGTGCTTGAGTCCCTCTATTGCTTGGCCTCACTTCATGAACATTGAAACCTTTCTCATCACTGCTCTTGGCTGGTCCCCAAATCCATGAGTTTCTCTCACACTGGTCTGTGAGATCTGACCTAACACACCTGATTTTGTCAAGTGAGGGTTTCTCAGGTGTGGTGGTGACAACATGGCCTAAGGTTTTATAGCCATCAGGTGCTGTTGGTAGCCAAATGTAGCCATCTTTGTCTTGCTTGATCTTTTGGGACTTGCTGCTCCACACCAGTGTGTAATCAACTGGTTTCTTCAAAGCTCCATTGTTATCAcctgaagatgatgattcatcttttgccaCCAGAATTGATCCAAAAAGAGGCTTGTTGTTGGGTTGGCTGTAGTGGCCTAAGGTAAAGAATCCTTCAGGTACTCCTGCTGGCTCAAAGAAAGTTGCCCCTGCATCACCTGGTCCACCTTCTAGGGTTTTCCAAACTTTGTTgaatattgaaatttgaaacagTTTTAGCCCTCCTATGTTGATGGTTCCAGTAGCAAATTCACCACCTACATGAAAAGTTTCAATTCATGAGACCATTAAGAAACATATAATTAGAAGGTTTTAAATTACAGTTCTTGACATTGCGAGAAATTGCGGCAAATATGACTGATGCAGTCGTAATTGCGATCACAATACATTAGTTGAGTCAAAAAATCTTGATGTTGCAACCAAAATCACAGTTGCGGCATGTGgttttttaaaatcatgattGGAAGTAATAAATAACACTACAATATATATCAAGAAGGAAAAGGGGGAAAAGTTCACCTTGTGGCCAAACTGGTATATTTGCTGGAAGCTTAAATGTAGTGTCGATGGGAAGAGTTTCTATCTTGTTTGAAGAGGATTGGTTCTCCATGACTGTGTTTTTCTAGGACAAAAGGAGATGGAGTATTAATTTTTGTGTGATAATAAATGTGTTGGTTGTTATATATAGCGAATGTATCAGTTTTTATAACGTGGCATAGAATTATACTTATTTCTGAATATATGTGTTCCCACACACCAAACTTCTCATTTCCAAGCAATCTTATCTTCAAGGTAATTTGCTCATATATTTTAAACCAAGTGTTTGTATGAATGAATGTTTTTCTTTCAACTATTTAAATACTTCTTCGTTGATTATGAATCTCACGTTTATTAGCTAAACCTTGCAGAGCAAATAGCTGTGATCAATTTTTACTAAGTAAAACAAAGCAATATAACGTGATATTGAATTGAACTTGTCAAGTACACACTGTGTCAACTACCAAAGAATTAATATgcagtaattatatatatatatatatatatatatatatatatatatttcgtacttttaaatgtttcttattgagtatgtaaaaaatatattaaacacaAGAACATCTACCCCAAAAGTCAATGCCAAATAATTAGATCACAACCAACATCTCCACCCCAGGAGTGAGTGAGTGTGTGTTTTAATAATCACAACAACCAAATAATTTTTCGGAAGTAAAACAATAATGGTAAGTATCCAAATACTTTGGGGAAACATAAGATCTCTTATATAGTAATTTGCAATTAGTAGCCGTATAAATATATGCATAGATAAGTTTTGCGTGAAAATGGTATGATTAAAGTTGTAGTcaattatcatttaatattaacaTGACAACGATGGGATGCAACCCATATCCATATATAATACattgaaaaaacaaatactAGAACTACATAGAGGATTATaccttttatattaattttttcttgctATATCTATCTTAAACTAAAATTAGGTTTTACACTATTTAATTGATACTTTCATTCATTGTTTACTGACGCTGCTAATGTACCTTTTGTTTATttagaataatatataaaatctgCACTCCACATCATTAGCTTCTGTTAATTGTTTGATGCTGACTTATATGCAACTTGAACAATTCAAAGTACTAATGCACGTTTTCTTCATAACTAGAAAGTCACTCGAGTGCAtgtattaaataagaaaaaaaaatctggtATTTAGTTGTAGGATGATGACATAACTTTtatgtttaaacttaaaaatgaattaaaaatgtcATCAAGATTTTAACATGTTTACAATCATAATTTGAggattttctttaaaaactatAACTATAAGTTTagagaattaatttatttttttactgctgAGAATTAATTTTCTAGTAGTTTTGTGCGAAAGATCTTATGAATTGCTTAAAgacatgaattaaaaatatattggagacacgttttcttttcttcttctttttcaaacaCTCtgttcttaattaaattttttgaatattgACTCATAAAATTCACCCGTTAATAAAGTGTGTCAGATTACTGTTACAACCGACAATCATAATCATCATAAGAAAGTTATGCAtgatccattaaaaaaaatcttaagaaaaccGAAATTAGTTGTCTTCAGAAGATGCCCTTATTTTATAATGATCATTAGTTTTTCGCGGTAATTAATACCTTCTCTATAGCCGGATtactataacaatttttttctgaccatattatttttatctaccAGAAAAGATTTCtaccatattttattattgaataatatttctcTGATGTCTGACAGATGACAGATACTATATTTCACAATCCTATATAACATATAGTGATTTTTTAATGCGAAACAACCTTTTGGCTCAGGAttccaaatatatttttaacgtATTGAGCTTTTGTTGATAATGTTTAAAGGAGAACATGTGGGAgccgtctttttttttttatatatatataataggtgATTGTGATTTGTGAATTTGGTTAGGGTTTTTTtcgaaataaaaaagttaaaagatttAATTCAGTTTTTTTAGCCGCAATAATGAGAACTTAAGtctaaattatgtttttgtaaCATTCCAAATTTATAGAAAGGATTATTCCTAGCTTAAATGAGGAATCTTGCTTAAGCAACAATGTGCATAAAGGAGGTCAGAGGGAGTTTAGCTTAAGCAATAAGTATTTCTAGCTTAAACAAGAACTCCTTCTAGCTTAAAGCAAGAAGTGGTTCAAAGAATATCtttaggatcatttttaagggagTTGTTGGATAGTATAAAAGTTGTAgttatttagttattttctttGCCTTTATGCTTGTTCATCCATAAGTgttaatttgttgttgttgatatgtATTTAAATCCTTAAGTCCAGTCATTGGAGATGACAGGTAGGAAGGTGTCATATATATGACCATaggaaattttaaatatattttattgttatattttactCCTTGTGTTTTTAACTCTCTTGATTGTATATTGGATCCTCACTATAGTTAGTAGTGAGTTTTCTTTCTATTGTATGTTAGGTAACTTAAGTTTGTTAGAGTTAGTTGACAATTAGcataattttctatataaacTGTTTTGTAACAACTTTTCAACTGGGTTGAATAATACAAGATTTCTCTATCTCGgttttctcttctcttattttttctctcaactcCATTATGGTGTTCAGAGCTTTGGTGGAAACCTAGCCTTCATTCATGGCTTTTGCTTCTTCTCCTCCTCTTTTCCCTCCATCGTCTTCCTCGTCGCCAACTTCTTTGAAGCAGTTTTCGCATTCGATTTCTCATAAACTACATGTGACAAATTATCTTCTATGGCTTCAACAAGTTGAGCTTGTGATCAAGAGTCGTCATCTTCATCACTTTCTTGTTAATCCTTTGATTCCAAAAAAATATGCCCTTGTCAAAGATTGCGATTCTGATACAACTACTGAGGTGTATCATGGTTGGAAAGAACAGGACCAATTCTTTCTTGCTTGGCTCCGATCGACCATTTATGGTGATATGCTTACGCATGTTATTGGTTGCAAATCGTCGTGGCAGCTATGGGATCGTCTTCAATTGCATTTTCAATCTCTTACTCGGGCTCGTGTTCGTCAGCTTCGCAATGAACTCCGATGTCTCTCCCATGGTAATCGCTCCACCACCGGTTATCTTCTTTATGTTCAGAATCCGGTTAATGAAATCACTTGGATTAGTGAATCGATGTCTTCATCTAATAAgcatttgaatttgattctttACGGTCTTCGGATGAGTATGACCCATCCATCTCGATGATTAGTACAAGATTTGATCCTCTCTCAATAGATGAAGTCGGGACCCCAGGTTCCATCAATCTTACTGAAGGTACCTCTGGTAATTCGTCTATAGAGAATTCCTTTACTCCTAATTTTGCCCAAACAGCAAACCCTAATTCTCAGGTACAGGTCAATTTGACTTCTCAGACTTCTGGTGACAATTCCACCAATGATTATACTGGAAATCAGTTTTTTGGTTGTTGTGGTGGTCAGAACTTTGGCTGTCATAGCCGTGGTGGTTGCAGCCGAGGACGCGGTGGTGGTGGCAGAGGTCATTTCTTCGATGTCCTGTGCCAAATATGTTACAAGATTAGACATGGTGCATCGTTCTGTTATCATCGTCTTGATGAGAACTATGTGCCAACTCTTCCTCTACCCCCTTCCATTATTCAATGGACTTCTTCTGCTCTTCCTTCACAGCAGATTCAATATGCACAACTTGTTCAGTATGCTTACTTTCAACCTCCACCATATGTTATTCAAGCTCCAAAACAACCAACCAACTctcttcaaatttttttgacTAGTTCTGCTGCAACACCTTCTCAAAGTTGGTATCCTGATTCTGGTGCTTCTCACCATGTGACCAATATGTCACAAAACATTCAGCAAGTAGCACCTTTTGAAGAAcctattcaaataattattggAAATGGTCAGGGCCTCAATATCAATTCCTCGGGTTTATCAACCTTTTCCTCTCCCATTAACCCTCAGTTTTCCCTTGTTCTGAGTAATCTTTTGTTTGTTCCCACTATTACAAAAAATCTCATTAGGGTCAGTCAATTTTGTAAAGAcaacaatgtttattttgagTTCCACTCATATGTTTGTCTTTTTAAATCATAGGATACTAAGTTGGTTTTGCTGGAAGGATTTGTGGGAAGTGATGGCCTCTATCAATCCCCTCAACTCTTTGCTTCCATGCCTCAATCTAAGTCTTACTTAAAATCTTTTCGTTCATCTCTTTCAAACAATATTGTTGTAAAAACTTCTATTGTAAAGACAACTAATTGTAGTACTAAGTTTCTTTTTGTGTCTGCAAATAATACTGTTGTTGTTGATCTTGTTGTTAATACAACATCTTGTAATTCTGTTTCTTTTCCTATTTGGCATTCTAGGCTTGGTCACCATAGTGTTGATGCCATGAAAACTGTGTTTAGACTCTACAATCTTcccaatattaataaaaattcttcAGATTTTTGTAATCATTGTTGTATTGGGAAGTCTAACAGACTTCTTTCCTCTAGTTCTCTCATTGTCTATGAAAAACCTGTTGATCTTATTTTTACCGATCTTTGGGGTCCAGCACCATTTCCATCTCCTTTGGCTTTTAGGTATTATGTTACTTTTGTGGATGTTAATACCATATTCATCACTTGGTTTTACttgcttaaaaataaatttgataccTTTGAAACTTTTAACCTGTCTAAAACTATGGTTTCAAATCAGTTTAATGCTTCTATCAAGGTTGTTCAGTAAAATTGGGGAGGGGAGTTCAGACCCTTTACTAGGTTTTTGGAGGAACATGGCATTCAACCTAGACTCATTTGTCCCCACACTCATCATCAGAATGGAGTAGTGGAACGCAAACACAAACACATAGTAGAGCTTGGCCTTACT from Glycine soja cultivar W05 chromosome 8, ASM419377v2, whole genome shotgun sequence includes:
- the LOC114424334 gene encoding uncharacterized protein LOC114424334 — its product is MENQSSSNKIETLPIDTTFKLPANIPVWPQGGEFATGTINIGGLKLFQISIFNKVWKTLEGGPGDAGATFFEPAGVPEGFFTLGHYSQPNNKPLFGSILVAKDESSSSGDNNGALKKPVDYTLVWSSKSQKIKQDKDGYIWLPTAPDGYKTLGHVVTTTPEKPSLDKIRCVRSDLTDQCERNSWIWGPAKSSDEKGFNVHEVRPSNRGTQAPGVLVGTFFAHNCEAPSPLPIACLKNTSMNFSSSMPNLPQVRALVQAYSPFMYLHPDEDFQPASTKWYFTNGALLVKKGEESKPVAIDPTGSNLPQGGNNDGEFWLDLPSDKANKERVKKGDFKSCQAYVHAKPMFGGTFTDLVMWVFYPFNGPGTAKVGLIDIPLGKIGEHIGDWEHVTLRVSNFNGELKRVYLSQHSKGQWVEAPQLEFQSGNKAVCYSSLNGHAIYPKVGLVMQGLDGIGIKNETKRSEKVIDMGVGFEVVSGEYLGSAIVEPPWLNFFRQWGPKITYDIAKVLDKLEKVFPALQGLEDSLPKELLGEEGPTGPKLKRNWSGDEV